In Pseudomonas glycinae, the DNA window CACGACGTCCAACACCATACGCGGGTATAGGGCTTGAACCACATCGACCGAGTAACGCCGCTGCTGAGGTGGCTGTGGCCCATACCAATGTATATTCGCGCTCCTGCCCGCAAACACCGAAACTACGGCGCACCGGATCGCCGAAAAGCGGGCGATCATCAGGTCCCTGAGCAGTCATGAACTCTATTTTTCACCAACCCGACCCTCTCACCTGCTTGCTCGCGCAACCGCGCACGCTGGTGTTCCTGGCGTATCCGCAGATGGGCTTGCTGGACCTGACCGGCGCACAAACCGTGTTCTGGGCCGCGTCCAAGGCCATGGCCGAACGCGGCTTGCCTGGCTACGCGTTGCACACCGCAAGCCTGGACGGCGGATTGATCGCCACCGCCGAAGGGCTGTCGGTCAACACCTTGGCCCTGCGCACCTTTGACGAGACAACCATCGATACGCTGATCGTGCCCGGTGCGCCGAACATCCGTCAGGCCATGCTCGACAATGTTGCGTTGGTCGACTGGCTGCGCGCGGCATCGGCCAAGGCCAGACGCACCGCCTCGGTGTGCAGCGGCACTTTTCTGCTGGCCCAGGCCGGGCTGCTGGAAGGCTTGCGCGCAACCACCCACTGGGGCATGTGCGACATGCTCAAGGGTGGTTTTCCGAGTGTCGATGTCGACCTTGATGCGATCTACATCCAGCAAGGCAACGTCTGGACTTCCGCCGGGGTCACCACCGGAATCGACATGGCGCTGGCGCTGGTCGAGGCCGATTGCGGCCGCGCCGTGGCGTTGAAGGTGGCGCGTGAGCTGGTGGTTTTTCTCAAACGCCCTGGCGGTCAGGCGCAGTTCAGCCAGTTGCTGCAAGCGCAGATCGACGACAGAGGCTGCTTCGAAGAATTGCACCTGTGGATCAGCGAAAACCTCGGCGACCCGCAATTGAGCGTCGAATCGCTGGCCCGACAGGCGCAGATGAGCCCGCGCAATTTCGCGCGGGTCTACAAACGCAAGATCGGCCGCACGCCGGCCAAGGCACTTGAGCTGTTTCGCCTGGAAGCGGCGCGACGAATGCTCGAAGACTCTCAGCGCAACATCGACCAGATCGCGCAGTTGTGCGGGTTTGGCGACGAGGAACGCATGCGCGACACCTTCTACCGTCACCTCTCGGTTTCGCCCCGGGAATACCGCAGCCGGTTCTCGCGCTGACGTCACACAGCGCAATGGCGCCGGGCTCGCAGACGTTCAAATACTGTCGCTATACACACGTATAAGTACGCCGCCGAACCGAGCGGCGTATCGTGCGGCAATGGCGGGCGTCCTCGACGGGCTACCCGAGATCAGCCCTGGTAAAGCAATGTCCCACACCGCTGTTGTATCGGTTGTCGATGATGATGAGTCCGTGCGCATGGCGCTGGACAGCCTGTTGCGCTCGCACGGCTACACCGTGCAGTTGTACCCGAACGCGGAGGCTTTTCTGGCGATGAAGGCGCCGCCCCGCCCCGGCTGCATCATCTCGGACATCCAGATGCCCGGTCTGTCCGGCATCGAGATGTACGATGAGCTGTGCGCCCGAGGCGTGCGCATCCCGATCATTTTCATCACGGGTTACCAGGGGCGTCCGCCAAGGGTCAACGCCGCATTCCCCGAGCCCCTCGCCTATTTCCCTAAACCCTTCCCGTGCGGCGAACTCATCACCTGCATCGCAAGCGCATTCAATCGCGCCGTTTGACGGCCCTCTTTCTATACCTGTGTATACCCCACCCCATACCTAAGCATGTCGGCACTGACCCTATGTAGAAGTGTCTCGCCGCACCTTCCCCGATAGCATCTTCCCCAGCGAATCGAACCGGCTCTGCGGTTGTTCACAACCACCTGCTTCGTGCAGAGCGGCAGACGGTCACGCATGAACGGACAAGCCGTTCAACGACCAGAATTTCCACAGGAGTCATCCGATGAAACAGCACATTTTAGTGATAGGCGCAGGGTTTGGTGGAGTCTGGAGCGCCCTGAGCGCCGCACGTCTGCTGGACCAGCATGATCGTAACGACGTGCAGATCACCGTCCTCGCACCCCAGGCAGAACTGCGCATCCGTCCGCGCTTCTACGAGCCGGATGTCCACAACATGAAGGCGCCGCTGGGTGAACTGTTCGATGCCGTGGGCGTGAAATTCGTCAAAGGCATCGCCGACAGCATCGACACCGCCGGCAAGCAAGTGATCCACAGCGATGCCTTCGGCACACAAAGCACGCTGAGCTATGACCGACTGGTGCTGGCCGCCGGCAGTCGCGTGATTCGCCCACCGCTCAAAGGCATGATCGAACACGCCTTCGATGTCGATCAGATCGAAGAAGCAGCACGCCTCGAAGCCCATATCAAGTCGTTGAAGGACCAGCCGTCGAGCGCTGCGCGTAATACCGTGGTGGTCGCCGGTGGTGGTTTTACCGGGATCGAAACCGCCACCGAAATGCCGGCCCGCCTGCGTGCCGCACTGGGTGACGATGCGCCGATCAGGGTCATCGTGGTGGATCGCGCGCCGCAAATCGCCGCGACTCTGGGTGACGGCATTCGCCCGTCCATTGTCGAAGCGTCCCGAGAGCTGGGCATTGAATGGGTAGTCGACGCCTCGGTCGCCTCGGTGGATGCCGGCGGCGTGACTTTGGCTGACGGCAAACGGATCGAGTCCAACACCGTCATCTGGACCGTTGGCTTCCGCGCCAGCCCGCTCACTGAACAGATTCCGGGCAGCCGTGATCCGCAAGGTCGCCTGCACGTCGACGGTCACCTGAAAGTGCTGGGGCACGTGGATGTCTTCGCTGCCGGCGACGTCGCTTATGCCGCTACGGATGATCTCGGAAACTACGCCGCGATGTCCTGCCAGCATGCGATCAGCCTGGGCCGTTATGCCGGCAACAATGTGGCCGCTGACCTGATCGGTGTCGCGCCGATCACCTACCGCCAGCCCAAGTACGTGACCTGCCTCGACCTCGGTGCCTGGGGCGCGGTGTTCACCGAGGGCTGGGACCGTCAATTGAAACTGGTCGGGCAAGAGGCCAAGGACCTCAAGACCCAGATCAACACCGTGTGGATCTACCCGCCGGCCGCCGATCGTGCAACCGCACTGGCCGCGGCCGACCCATTGATTCCGGTGGCCTGATCACCCGACGGTTCACACTTCCCTATCGCTGCGCATTCCCAGGCGCCCGCCACGTTTTTTTTGGCGGGCGCTTTTTTATGCAGAACTCACAAAGCGTCGGGCGGCAATAAACGGCACTCTAGCGTTGAGTCGATGGCTCCGCTGCCAGAATGTCTTCCAGAAAATCAATGAACACATTGATACGGCTGGAGCCCCGGTGATTGGGCAGATACAACGCATTGATGCAGCAGCTCGCATTACCGGGGTTGACTTCATAACCTTCCAGCAGTCGCGTCAACCGCCCCGCCTCGACATCGGCGCGCACCAGCCAGTCGGCCAGCAGGGCCACACCGCGCCCTGCCACCGCCGCTTCGCGCAGGATGTCGGCGTTGTTGCTTTGCAGGCGGCCATGCACATTGAGCTGGATGGTTTCCTCGTCGCCCTGGAACGTCCAGTGCTGGTGCGCAGCGCCGTAGTCGAAGCGCAGGCATTGATGCTCGAGCAAGTCTCGCGGATGCGCCGGCACAGCGTGACGGCTCAGATAATCCGGACTCGCCACAATCCAGCGCTGGAATCCGCCGACGCGCTTGCTGACGATATCGTCACTGACCACCGATGATCCCAGTCGCACCGAGACATCGATCTGCTCGCTCAGCAGATCGCTGACCTGATCGCTCAACGACACACTGATTTCAAGCCCCGGATGGCGGTCGAGCAATATCCCCAGTTGCGGTGCAATGATCTGTCGGCCGAATTCCACCGGAACACTGATGCGCAGGCGTCCCTGCGCCTCGCTGCCACGGTCGGCGACCACCGCGTCGGCCTCATCGATGGCATCGAGAATGGCCACCGCTTTCTCGAAATAGGTTTGGCCGGCGACCGTCACGCTGGTGTTGCGTGTCGTGCGGTTGAGCAGGCTGGCGCCCAACTCGTGTTCCAGCCCCGCCACCTGGCGCGTCACTGAAGAGGTGGAGATGCCGAGTTTGCGCGCCGCCGAGGAATAACCACCGCAACGGACGGTTTCAACGAACATCTTCAGTGCCAGCAACTTGTCCATAAGTGGAGCCCGATCGAAAGGAAACGGTGATGATTGTGCATCACCGTTCGCCGATCGTCTTGTAAGACCGTGCTTCATCGGACTCAGCGGTGCCTGAGGTTCAGGCATCGGCCTTGCGGCTCAGGAACAGCGCCAGAGCCAGGGCCGGCAGCAACGCCACGGTCACGGCGGACAGGTTCCAGCCGAAATGCTCGTAGAGCGGACTGGCGACCAGCGATCCCAGGGCGCCGCCGACAAAAATGCTGGTCATGTACACGGCATTCAGGCGGGCCCGGCTGTGCGGATCGATGGCGTACACCTCGCGCTGGCCCAGCACCATGTTCAGCTGCACGGCGAAATCCAGCAGCACCGCGCAAACCACCAGCCAGACATAGCCGCTGCCCGGCAGCGCGGCGATCAGCAACGAGGCTGGCGCCAGCAACAGTGCAACGAGCGTCCCGCGCCGACCGTGCCCGGCATCGGCCAGGCGCCCGGCAATCGGCGCTGCGACCGCGCCGACAGCGCCAACCAATGCAAATATCGCCACCTGTGCCTGACTGAAACCGTGGTGCCGCATCAGCTCGATCGGTGCGAGGGTCCAGAACAGGCTGAAGCTGGCGAACAGCAAGCCCTGATACAGCGAACGCTGACGCAGAACCGCGTGCCGACGGGCCAGCGCAAACACCGAGCCGATCAGCGCCACATACGTCGCCTGATGGCTCGGGACGCGGCGCGGCAAGGCAATCGCCATGATCAGGGCGATGACAGCCATCAGTGCCGCCGCGCTGAAAAACACCCCGCGCCAGCCGAACACTTCCACCAGCAGACTCGACAATGGCCGCGACAGCAGAATGCCCAGCAACAGGCCACTCATGATGTTGCCCACCACCCGCCCACGGGTTGCCTCGGGCGCCAGATGCGCGGCCAACGGCACCAGAATCTGCACCGCCACCGAAGTCAGGCCGATCAGCAACGACAGGATAAGGAACATCGACGGCGAGTGCGTCAGGCCGGCGCACAACAGCGTCACGCTCGCCGCCAGGGTAAACCCGACCACCAGCCGACGGTTTTCCATCAGGTCGGCCAGCGGCACCAGCAACAGCAGGCCCAATGCGTAACCGAACTGCGTGAGGGAAACGATCAGACTGGCATTGGCGCTGGACAGGCCGATCTGCGGCGCGATCAGTTCGACGATCGGCTGAGCGTAATAAAGGTTGGCAACGACCGCGCCGCAGCAGAATGCCAGGAACGCGACCATCAGGCCGGAAAGAGAAGCGGATGGTTCGGCCTTGGCCGCCGCTGCCGGATTGCCCGTGAGCATGATGACACCTCGATGAGTTTGGAAAAGTGACGCCAAGGCTAAGGGTCGCGCAGGCCTTCGAGTATCCATCCCAAAGGCAATTGAGTGATGCGCCAAATGCAACGACCCTCGGCGTTGCACTTGGCGCAACGTGCTATTGCGCGGTCCGGCAATACCCGGACGGATGCACCTTCTCTACCCTTGGGCACCTGGCGCAGGGCTTTGCATCGGCGCCCTTCCCCGGTCGTTCAAGGAGTTGTCGAAGATGCCAAATCCGTCCCTCACGCCCACCGCGTGCCTCTTGGGCAGCCGCTCATGAACGGTCATTTCATGAGATCCAGAGCGCTGTTGATCAGCGCAGCAGCCCTCGCGTCGATCGGGGCAATCGCGGCCCTGGCGCTGATGTGGCGGCCGGCAATTGCGCCGGTCGAGCGCCCGCAAACCTTCGACTCCGTGCAACGGCAACGCGGCGCACGAGTGGTCGAGGCTGGCGACTGTGCGGTGTGTCATACGCGTCCCGGCGGCCAATACCTGGCCGGCGGACTGCCGCTGGTGACGCCATTCGGCACCCTCTACAGCACCAACATCACTCCGGATCCACAGACCGGCATCGGCCAATGGTCGCTGCCGGCCTTCGAGCGGGCGATGCGTGAAGGTATCTCCCGCGACGGCCACTTCCTGTACCCGGCCTTCCCTTACGTTCATTACCAACGCATGAGCCAAGACGACATCGCCGACGCCTATGCGTACCTGATGAGCGGCCCGGCCGTGGACTCGCCGCCACAACAGAACCGCATGAACTTCCCGATGAACATCCGGCCTCTGGTGTCGTTCTGGAACCTGCTGTTCCTGCATGGAAAACCGCTGACGCCGCTGGCGGAGCAATCGCAGGCGTGGAATCGCGGACGCTACCTGGTCGAGGGGCCCGGTCACTGCGCGGGCTGTCATTCGCCGTTGAACCTGATCGGCGCCGAGAAATCCGGCGAAAACCTGGCCGGCGGCAGCGTGGATGGCTGGGACGCGCCGTCACTGCTGGGCATGGCGCACCGGGCAAACCCGTGGAGTAGCGAGCAACTGGTGAGTTACCTGCGGGCCGAAGTGGTCGACGGACACGGCACGGCGGCGGGCCCGATGCGCCCGGTCAGTCTCAGTCTGGCGCGCTTGCCCGCAGAAGATGCCCAGGCGATTGCCGAATACCTGCTGAGTCTGCCGGCGAAAACCGCGATCAACGAAATTCCGAGCGCCAGCGCTGAACCTGCGGATCGATCCTCTGGCGCGCTGCTGTTCGCCAGTGCCTGCGCCGGCTGCCATGCCCAAGGCGCGCCGATGCGTGACATCGACGGACGCCCGGCACTGGATCGCACCTCGGCGCTGCAGGCCGCCAGCCCGCGCAACTTTGTGAAAACCGTACTCGAAGGCATCCCGGCAGAACCCGGCCAGCCGGGGCCGGTGATGCCCTCGTTCGCCGCCAGCCTCGACAACGCTCAACTCGACGCCCTGGCCGTCTACCTGCGCCATCAGGCCAGCCCCGATCAACCGTGGACCGACCTTTCCGCCACCCTCGAAGCGCTACGTCAGGAGACGAAATGACTCAGATCACCCTCAACGTCAACGGATCTTCCCGGGCCCTCGAGCTGGAACCCGACATGCCGCTGCTCTATGCGCTGCGCAATCACTTGGGCCTGAACGGCGCCAAGTACGGGTGTGGCCTGGGCCAATGCGGCGCCTGCACCGTCATCGTCGATGACCAACCGGTGTTTTCCTGCCTGACACCCTGCGCGGGTCTTGAGGGCAAAAAGGTGCGGACGGTCGAGAGCCTGGGCACGGCCGAACGCCCCGGCACTCTGCAGCAAGCATTCATCGACAAACAGGCCGCTCAATGCGGTTACTGCATCGCCGGCATGTTGATGCGTGCGCAGGCACTGCTGGAAAGCAATCCGCATCCCGACGAACAGACCATTCGCGAACACATGGCAGGCAACCTGTGCCGCTGTGGCACGCATTTGCGCATCATTGAGGCGATCAGCGTTGTCTCCCGGCAAAACGGGGGTGCGCAATGACAGCGATCAGCGAGGTTGATCAAAGTCGCCGTGCTTTTCTGCGCGGCGGCGCTCTGCTCGTGGCGTTCGCTCTGGTGCCGGTCTCGCGCCGCGCCCTGGCTGACACCGAAGTCGATACCCTCGGCACGGTCGTGCTGGCGCCGGACCTGCCCGGCAGCCTGCGCACCAACCCCTGGCTCGATGCCTGGATCCGCGTCGGCCACGACGGCATCACCGTCTACACCGGCAAGGTCGAACTGGGCACCGGGGTCAAAACCGCGTTACTGCAAATTGCCGCTGAACGGCTGGAGGTCGCCCCGACCGCGATCAACCTGCTCACCGCCGACACCGCACTGACGCCAAACGAAGGCTACACCGCTGGCAGCCACACGATTTTCGACAGCGGCACCGCGCTGTTCAACGCGGCGGCACAAGTGCGCGAGATGCTGCTGGAATCGGCCGGGCGCAGCTGGAACGTTGCGCCGGCACTGCTGACGACTCGCGACGGCATCATTCTCGGCCCGACCGGGCAACGCATGTCCTACGCCGACGCCGTGCAGCAGGTCGATCTGCACCGCTATGCAACGTCCGAGTCACCCTCGATGCCGCCGGCGTCATTCAAGCTCATCGGCCATTCGCTGCCACGCCTGGATATCCCGGGCAAAGTCAGCGGCGGCGCCGCGTTCGTGCAGGACATTCGCCTGCCGGGCATGCTCCACGCCCGGGTCATCCGCCCGCCGCGCCCCGGCTGCACACTGCAAACCATCGATATTGAATCGTTCAAGACGCTGTCCGGGGTGGTGCAGGTGATTCGCGACGGCAATTATCTGGCCGTGGTGGCGCGGGACGAATGGCAGGCGATCAAAGCCATGCGTCATGGATACGCCTCGGCGCGCTGGAGCGGCGGACAGGCGATTCCCGAATCGCGCGACATCCACACCTTGCTCAAACACCTGCCCTCGCGTCGCTATCCGATCAGCCATGAAGGCACCCCACAAGGCGCGACCGACAACGAATATCGCGCCCGGGTGACCAAGCAATACCTGATGCACGGTTCGATCGGCCCGTCCTGCGCCGTGGCCTGGTTCAAGGACGGCACCCTCACCGTCTGGACTCACACCCAGGGCGTGTATCCGCTGCGCGCCGGAATCGCCGAGATGCTGCGGCTGCCACCCGAGCGCGTGCGCTGCATCCACACCGAAGGCTCCGGCTGTTACGGCCACAACGGCGCGGACGATGCAGCAGCCGACGCGGCGTTGATTGCTATGCGCGTACCGGGCACGCCGGTGCGGGTGCAATGGATGCGCGAGCAGGAAAACCTCTGGGAGCCCTACAGCTCGGCGATGGTCAGCGAGGTGCAAGCCAACCTTGACGCTCAAGGTCGGCTGCAGGACTGGAACTATGAGCTGTGGACCACGCCGCACAACGAACGCATCGTCAACGCCGGGCGCTTGCTGCCCGCACGCCTGCTGGCCCGGCCGTTCGCTTCCGCACCGTCGGTGCCGATCGCCCAGCCTGAAGGCGATGGCGATCGCAACGCGGTGCCGCTGTACACCGTGGCCTCCTCGCGGATCGACATGAACTTCGTCACCGAGATGCCGTTCCGCACTTCAGCCATGCGCTCGCTCGGCGCGCACATCAACGTCTTCGCCATCGAAGCCTGTATTGACGAGCTGGCCGCCAAGGCCGCAGTCGATCCGGTTGCCCTGCGCCTGGCACACCTGACCGACCCTCGGGCACGGGCGGTGGTGGAAAAGGTTCGCGATGCCGTCGGCTGGCCGCAAAAAAGCAGTGAACCCGGCGCAGGCCTTGGCTTTGCGTTCGCGCGCTACAAAAACATCATGGGCTACTGCGCCATCGCCGTGCGTCTGCGGGTGCATCCGCAGACCGGCGAAGTGCAGATTGACCACGTCGTCACCGCAGTGGACGTGGGGCAGATCGTCAGTCCCGATGGCCTGCGCAACCAGGTCGAGGGCGGGATCGTGCAGTCCACCAGCTGGACGCTGTATGAAAAGGTCGCCTATGACGCCGGCGGCATCCGCAGCTACGACTGGAGCGGCTACCCGATCCTGCGTTTCTCGCAACTCCCCAAAAAGGTCGACGTTCACCTGCTCGACCAGCCGGGGCAACCGTTTCTGGGCGCCGCCGAAATCGTCCAGGGCCCCATGGCAGCCGCCATCGGCAATGCCGTGGCGAACGCCACCGGACGACGCTGGCTGAACCTGCCCCTGACCCGCTCGCAACAGCCTTCCTGAACCGCGCCACGTTGCATTTCACGCAATGCAGCGTGGCGTCGCGTGTGGATTATCAAGCACCGGACAGCCGCTTAACGTAGGGCCATCCGGTGCCGGCCCCAACGCCCGACACCGTCCACCGACCTTTTTCGAAGACTGGAGAACCCCCATGACACAACAACTGTTCCGTCCCATTACCCTCGGCCCCTACACACTTCCCCACCGGGTGGCGATGGCGCCGTTGACCCGCTCCCGTGCCGGCCAACCGGGCGACATCCCGACGTCCATGAACGCCGAGTACTACCGCCAGCGGGCGAGCGCCGCGCTGATCATCACCGAGGCAACGCAGATTTCCCGTCAGGGCCAGGGTTATGCGTGGACGCCTGGCATCTACAACGATGAACAAGTGCAAGCCTGGCGTGAAGTCAGCCGCCAGGTACACGAGGCCGGCGGGTTGATCTTCATGCAACTGTGGCATGTGGGCCGCGTATCGCACCCAAGCTTTCAACCGGACAACGCACTGCCGGTGGCGCCGAGCGCATTGCCTGTACCGGGCAAGACTTTCATCATCGATGCCGAGGGCAACGGTGTCTGGGGTGACGTGCCAGTGCCGCGCGCACTGCAGGTTTCGGAAATCGCCGACATCATCAACGACTACCGCCGCGCCGCACGCAATGCGCTGAACGCCGGGATGGATGGCGTGGAAATTCACGCCGGCAACGGCTATCTGCTGGATCAGTTCATCAACAGCAACAGCAACCAGCGCACTGACGGTTATGGCGGCACCCTGGAAAACCGTGCGCGCCTGTTACTCGAAGTGGTGGCGGCCGTGGTCGACGAAGTCGGTGCCGACCGTGTCGGCGTGCGCCTGACCCCGATGGGCCGTTTCATGGGCATGGGCGATGAATCGCCCGAGGCCACATTCGGCTACATCGTGCGCTCGTTGAACCGCTGGAAGCTGGCCTACCTGCACCTGGTCGAGCCGGCCGTGGTCGGCACCGTCAAGGATGAAAATTTCGACCCGCGCTGGGACGCCATCATCGCTCAGTTGCGTGATGCGTGGGGTGGCGTGCTGATGATCGCCGGCGGCTACGACCCCGAATCGGCGGAACGGGCGCTGGCCGACGGTCGCGCCGACATCATCGCGTTCGGCCGACCGTTTCTGGCCAACCCCGATCTGCCTCGGCGAATCCGCGAAGGCCTGGCGCTCAACGCACCAGACCCGAGCACGTTCTTTGGGGGCGATCAGCGTGGCTATACCGACTACCCGGTTTACGCCCACTGATACGCTGAACAGCGGACGCAAAAAGGCCTGCCACATCGGCAGGCCTTTTCGTTTCAGCGAACGTTATTGCTTGAGAATCAGCAGCGGCTCGCCCTTCTTCACAATGTAAGTCGCCAGTTCCGAGCCCTTCTCGTTGCCGACGTTCTTGGCGATATGCGCCACACCCGCCGGGATGAACAGTGAATCACCCGCCTTGAGCGTCACCGGTGCCTGGCCTTCCAGTCGGTATTCGAACGTACCGCTGATCACGTAAGCCACTTCTACACCCGGATGCGCGTGGTTAGGTGACGTGACGCCCGGCTCAAAGTCGACGCGGGCCTGGATCACTTCGCGATCCGCCGCACCCAGGTCCTGACGAACCAGATCGGTGCGGCTCAGGCCTTGTTGCCAGCTCTTCGCCGGGGCGGCGGATGGGGTGTCAGCCGCGTGGGCGAGGCCGGTCAGCGAAACGAGTACGGCGGCAGCGGTCATCAGAAGTGTGCGGCGCATGGTGTTGTCCTCTTGGAAGTCGTGGTGTGTTGGCACCTACTTTGGGCGAGGCCTGTATGCGGGATGTGTCCTGATGACGGGTTTTGTTACCCGACTGTATACGGCGCTGGAATGGATACACGTTCATACAAACGGGCTTGCAGTCAGGCGCCCGACTCCGGATCGCTCGCCGGCAGGCCACGCGCTTCTTTGTCTTCATCATCCTTGGCGCTGCTCTGCGGATCGGCGTCGGCGCTTCCCGAGCCGTTGCCGTCCTGCGGATGCTCAGAACCCACCGAATTGTTGGCCGCCACATCGCTCATGTCTTCTTCCAGTGGCGCTTCGTCGTCCGGCGGCAAGGGGACTGGCGACTCGTCTTTGCGCGGATCATGGCCGGTTTCGTTGTCGGTGGTACGCGTCACGGCCTGTTGTGACAGGTTGCCGGGTGCATTTTCATCAATGTCCATGGGCTTCTCCGTTCTGCTGCGGGATAGGGGTACCTGAACGTGTGAAACAAGCGCGTGCGGGTTAGTGCCCGGCATTGGACGAATGGCACGCCGGTTGCCGAATGCCCCAGCGCTTCTATAGTGAAGGGGTTCATGCCCTCCTCCCGTCGAGCGCCCCATGGCCAGCACCGATCAACTGATCATCTGCGAGCATTGCGACTGCGTGTACGAAAAAGTCGCGCTGGCCAGACACCAGAAGACCCTCTGCGTGCGCTGCGGTGGCGTGCTCCAGCGCTACAACAACCTGAGCGTGGAGCAGCGGCTGGCCCTGAGCTTCACCGCGGCGATGCTGTGGCTGTTCGCCAATTTCTACCCGGTGATGAGCATCAGCATGAAGGGCCTGAAAAACAGCGCGACCCTGTGGGATTCAGTGCTGGCCCTGAGTCAGGGGCCGATCACCTTCATGGCGATGGTCGCGGCGATCTCGATCATCATCGCCCCGGCCTTTCAACTAGTGCTGTTGATCTGGGTCTTGAGCTTCGCCCTCGCCTCGCGCCGTTCACCGGGGTTCAAGCTGTGCATGCGCTGGCTGGAAACACTGCGGCCGTGGAGCATGCTCGAAGTCTGCCTGCTCGGCGCAATGGTCGCGGTGTTCAAACTGGCGGGCATGCTCGACGTCATTCCCGGCATCGGCCTGTTTGCCCTGGCCGTGCTCAGCCTGTTGCTGATCCGCATCGCCGGGCGCGATGTGCGCGAACTGTGGGACATCCTATGAAACGACCACCAACTGCCAGCGAACTCAACCTCTGCCTGTGCCACAGCTGCGGGCTGGCCTGCGACATGACCGGCGAACCACACCAATGCCCGCGCTGCGACGCCCCGCTGCATCGGCGCAAGACCAACTCACTGACCCGCACCTGGGCCTACATGTTCGCCGCGCTGGCGTTTTACGTGCCGGCCAATCTGCTGCCGGTGATGAACAC includes these proteins:
- a CDS encoding paraquat-inducible protein A, giving the protein MASTDQLIICEHCDCVYEKVALARHQKTLCVRCGGVLQRYNNLSVEQRLALSFTAAMLWLFANFYPVMSISMKGLKNSATLWDSVLALSQGPITFMAMVAAISIIIAPAFQLVLLIWVLSFALASRRSPGFKLCMRWLETLRPWSMLEVCLLGAMVAVFKLAGMLDVIPGIGLFALAVLSLLLIRIAGRDVRELWDIL
- a CDS encoding cupin domain-containing protein codes for the protein MRRTLLMTAAAVLVSLTGLAHAADTPSAAPAKSWQQGLSRTDLVRQDLGAADREVIQARVDFEPGVTSPNHAHPGVEVAYVISGTFEYRLEGQAPVTLKAGDSLFIPAGVAHIAKNVGNEKGSELATYIVKKGEPLLILKQ
- a CDS encoding xanthine dehydrogenase family protein molybdopterin-binding subunit codes for the protein MTAISEVDQSRRAFLRGGALLVAFALVPVSRRALADTEVDTLGTVVLAPDLPGSLRTNPWLDAWIRVGHDGITVYTGKVELGTGVKTALLQIAAERLEVAPTAINLLTADTALTPNEGYTAGSHTIFDSGTALFNAAAQVREMLLESAGRSWNVAPALLTTRDGIILGPTGQRMSYADAVQQVDLHRYATSESPSMPPASFKLIGHSLPRLDIPGKVSGGAAFVQDIRLPGMLHARVIRPPRPGCTLQTIDIESFKTLSGVVQVIRDGNYLAVVARDEWQAIKAMRHGYASARWSGGQAIPESRDIHTLLKHLPSRRYPISHEGTPQGATDNEYRARVTKQYLMHGSIGPSCAVAWFKDGTLTVWTHTQGVYPLRAGIAEMLRLPPERVRCIHTEGSGCYGHNGADDAAADAALIAMRVPGTPVRVQWMREQENLWEPYSSAMVSEVQANLDAQGRLQDWNYELWTTPHNERIVNAGRLLPARLLARPFASAPSVPIAQPEGDGDRNAVPLYTVASSRIDMNFVTEMPFRTSAMRSLGAHINVFAIEACIDELAAKAAVDPVALRLAHLTDPRARAVVEKVRDAVGWPQKSSEPGAGLGFAFARYKNIMGYCAIAVRLRVHPQTGEVQIDHVVTAVDVGQIVSPDGLRNQVEGGIVQSTSWTLYEKVAYDAGGIRSYDWSGYPILRFSQLPKKVDVHLLDQPGQPFLGAAEIVQGPMAAAIGNAVANATGRRWLNLPLTRSQQPS
- a CDS encoding alkene reductase, with translation MTQQLFRPITLGPYTLPHRVAMAPLTRSRAGQPGDIPTSMNAEYYRQRASAALIITEATQISRQGQGYAWTPGIYNDEQVQAWREVSRQVHEAGGLIFMQLWHVGRVSHPSFQPDNALPVAPSALPVPGKTFIIDAEGNGVWGDVPVPRALQVSEIADIINDYRRAARNALNAGMDGVEIHAGNGYLLDQFINSNSNQRTDGYGGTLENRARLLLEVVAAVVDEVGADRVGVRLTPMGRFMGMGDESPEATFGYIVRSLNRWKLAYLHLVEPAVVGTVKDENFDPRWDAIIAQLRDAWGGVLMIAGGYDPESAERALADGRADIIAFGRPFLANPDLPRRIREGLALNAPDPSTFFGGDQRGYTDYPVYAH